In the genome of Bradyrhizobium ottawaense, the window ATACGTTTACGCGAGGATGGCGGTTGGCGATGTCGATCACCTCCCAGACATTGATGTCGAACCTGTCGCAAATCAACGAGAGCTCGTTCGCGAATGCTATGTTGGTATCGCGGAACGCGTTTTCCGTCAGCTTGACCAATTCGGCTGCCCGCGCTGTGGTCCCGACGCAGGCGCCGCGAACGAACATTTTGTAGAAGCGTTGAGCACGCCGCGTGCATGTTGGCGTAATTCCCCCAATGCACCTGTCGTTGTTGATAAGCTCTGTCAGGATCCGTCCCGGCAACACGCGTTCTGGACAGTAGGCGACGTAGATCGCTCCGTCTTCCTTGCCGTTGACGCCTATGTGCAGATCCGGCCTGCGTTCGACGATACGTTTTGCTATGGCCTCGGTCGTCCCGATCGGCGATGTCGATTCGAGGATGACGAGATTACCCGGCGCAAGGATGTCGACGATTTGGTCGACTGCAGCATTAACGCTTGAAAGGTCTGGACGGTTTTCGCGGTCGATCGGCGTCGGCACTGCGATGATGAAGACGTCCGCAGGCTGCGGCTTGGTGGCGGTCGTCAGGGCACCGCTCGACACGACCTTGGAAACGAGACCATCGAGATCGGGCTCCGCGATGTGAATCTTTCCGGATGCGACCGTATCGACGATACGCTCGTTTGTGTCGATGCCGACCACCTGCATTCCCCGGCTCGCAATCAGCGCTGCGGTCGGGAGCCCGATATAGCCAAGTCCAACGACATTGATCTTCTGAAATTCAGGCATCGAGAAGCACCTTCACGATACGCTCGCTCGCGTGCCCGTCACCGAACGGATTATGCGAACGGGCCATGGCGGCATAAGTCTCGTCATCGTCGAGCAAGCGAAATGTCTCGGCAACGATCTTGTCGTAGTTCGCGCCGACCAGGCGCGCCGTCCCGGCCTCCACCCCCTCAGGACGCTCGGTCGTATCGCGCATCACCAGGACTGGTTTGCCAAAGGTGGGGGCCTCCTCCTGCACGCCACCTGAATCCGTCAGGACCAAATGGGACAACGAGAGCAGACTCACGAAGTCCGTGTATTCCTGAGGAGAAATGAGGACGACCCTCGGGTGATCCGACAATCGGGACGCGAACAAGTCGCGGACGTTCGGATTCGGATGCACTGGGAGCACCACAGCAACGTCTTCCCTTTGCAGGATCGTCTCCAACGCGTTCACGATGTTGACGACACCGCCGCCGAAATTCTCCCGGCGGTGGCAGGTCACCAAAATGATGCGCCGATTGCCGTGTCGCTTCTTGATGCCGTCCCAGCGGCACGAAAGCCCCGGATCGGATTCGACCATGGCTTTCGCGAAGATGAGCGCGTCCACCACCGTGTTTCCGGTGACATGGATGCGGTCGTCCGAGACGTTCTCAGAGCGCAGCGCGCGGGCAGCGCGCTCTGTCGGCGCGAAATGCTGATCGGCGATCGACCCGACGATCTTGCGGTTCACCTCCTCGGGCCACGGAGCGAAGATGTCGCCGCTGCGCAGTCCCGCCTCGATGTGCGAGACCGGTATCCGGTGGTAATAGGACGCCAGCGCGCCGACCATGGCAGTCGCCGTGTCGCCTTGGACGATAACCCTGGTAGGCTTCACCTTG includes:
- the wecB gene encoding non-hydrolyzing UDP-N-acetylglucosamine 2-epimerase, yielding MRKHFFILLGTRPEAIKLFPVINRLKAENRKDISLTICATAQHRQLLDQVLKLAKVVPDFDLNVMTANQTLDHLTARLLGEVGELLDKVKPTRVIVQGDTATAMVGALASYYHRIPVSHIEAGLRSGDIFAPWPEEVNRKIVGSIADQHFAPTERAARALRSENVSDDRIHVTGNTVVDALIFAKAMVESDPGLSCRWDGIKKRHGNRRIILVTCHRRENFGGGVVNIVNALETILQREDVAVVLPVHPNPNVRDLFASRLSDHPRVVLISPQEYTDFVSLLSLSHLVLTDSGGVQEEAPTFGKPVLVMRDTTERPEGVEAGTARLVGANYDKIVAETFRLLDDDETYAAMARSHNPFGDGHASERIVKVLLDA
- the wecC gene encoding UDP-N-acetyl-D-mannosamine dehydrogenase, which encodes MPEFQKINVVGLGYIGLPTAALIASRGMQVVGIDTNERIVDTVASGKIHIAEPDLDGLVSKVVSSGALTTATKPQPADVFIIAVPTPIDRENRPDLSSVNAAVDQIVDILAPGNLVILESTSPIGTTEAIAKRIVERRPDLHIGVNGKEDGAIYVAYCPERVLPGRILTELINNDRCIGGITPTCTRRAQRFYKMFVRGACVGTTARAAELVKLTENAFRDTNIAFANELSLICDRFDINVWEVIDIANRHPRVNVLRPGPGVGGHCIAVDPWFIIDSAPDLARVMRTSREVNNAKTQKIIERTEALIDDHPYANVACCGLTFKANVDDLRESPAMEIATHLAAKYGERVKVVEPNLRRLPPQLADHRVAFVNIEEALRSCEIAVLLVDHDEFKMVPLSERRHLDVIDTRGIWQDMPART